One Heliomicrobium gestii DNA window includes the following coding sequences:
- a CDS encoding NifB/NifX family molybdenum-iron cluster-binding protein: MAIKVAVASSDGKLVNQHFGHARRFLIFEVDGQGYRFIEDRPVVPHCSCDGGPPPAVKTAVESLSDCRAVLVTMIGYGPQEKLAAQGVRSIISHDLISDALMGLGDWQDDSPSPY; this comes from the coding sequence ATGGCGATCAAAGTAGCCGTTGCCAGCAGTGACGGGAAACTGGTGAACCAGCACTTCGGACATGCCCGCCGGTTTTTGATCTTTGAGGTGGATGGACAAGGGTACCGTTTTATTGAGGACCGTCCCGTCGTTCCCCACTGTTCCTGTGATGGCGGACCGCCGCCGGCGGTAAAGACGGCCGTCGAGTCCCTTTCCGACTGCCGAGCCGTTTTGGTCACCATGATCGGCTACGGTCCCCAGGAAAAGCTGGCCGCCCAGGGCGTCCGGTCCATCATCAGCCACGACTTGATCAGTGATGCGTTGATGGGATTGGGCGACTGGCAAGACGACTCGCCTTCACCCTATTGA